DNA from Gephyromycinifex aptenodytis:
GCGCGTCAGGTCGGCGATGCTCATGCCGGAAGTCCGCATCCGGGCGATGAAGACCAGCCGCCGCACGGCCGCCGGTCCGTAGCGGCGATGCCCGGCCTCGTTCCGTTCGACATGCACCAGGCCGACCCGCTCGTAGTAGCGCAGCGTGTGCGGGCTGAGCTGCAGGTGCTCTGCCGTGGTCGCGATGTCCCAGTCGCCGGCCTCATCGTCGCGGGCCAAATCGGCAAGCGCCTCGACGTCCAGGCCTGAGCCGGGGTCGAGCGCGAGCCTGAGCGCATGAGCGAGCGCGTCCGAATCCATGTCTGGGACGCTACGGCTTAGAGCGCGCTCACACGCAAGCGTTCCCGCCGGCTACCCCGACCTGAGGTCGGTGCGGCCAGGGCGTCCCGCCAACCACTTTTCCGGGAGTTCACCCGCTGCATGCCTGCTGGATGCTCGTGGGTTGTGGACTGGCCTCATCGGTGCGGACCCACGCAGCCGAGGAACCGCGAAAAGAAATGAGCCCAGTGAACCGCTCTGCTGCTCCCGGTCCGTCATCCGCGCATCCGGAGGGCACCTTGCAGCGGCGGCTGGGCACCCGAGACGCCGTTGTCATCGGGCTCGGCTCGATGATCGGGGCCGGCATCTTCGTGGCGCTTGCCCCGGCCGCAGCCGCCGCGGGGAAGTACCTGCTGCTCAGCCTGTGTATCGCGGCTTTCGTCGCCTACTGCAATGCGACCTCCTCTGCCCGGCTCGCCGCGGTGCACCCGGAATCGGGTGGTACCTACCTCTACGGAACTCGACAGCTGGGCCCGTTCTGGGGCTATCTGGCAGGGTGGGCGTTCATCGTGGGTAAGACCGCCTCCTGCGCCGCCATGGCGTTGACGGTGGGTGCCTACGCCTGGCCCGGGCACACCCGCGCGGTGGCGGTGGCCGTCGTCGTGGCGTTGACGGCGTTGAACTGCGCCGGAATCCACAAGTCGGTTGCGTTGACGCGGGTCGTCGTCGTGATCGTGCTGCTGGCACTTGCGCTGTTCGTGGGCAACGGCATTGCAACCGGGCTGTCCGCGTCGTCGCCTGCGTTGCCGGTCAATGCGCTGCCCGTTGCGCCGCTGGGGGTGCTGCAAGCGGCGGGCCTGCTGTTCTTCGCCTTCGCCGGGTACGCCCGTATCGCCACCCTGGGGGAGGAGGTGCGCGATCCGCAACGCACCATCCCGGTCGCGATCCCGATTGCGCTCGGGCTGACGTTGGTGGTGTATGCCGCCGTCGCCGGCACGTTGCTGCTCGTGCTCGGTTCGGGCGGCACCGCCGCGTCGGCCGCACCGCTGCTGGCCGC
Protein-coding regions in this window:
- a CDS encoding APC family permease, coding for MNRSAAPGPSSAHPEGTLQRRLGTRDAVVIGLGSMIGAGIFVALAPAAAAAGKYLLLSLCIAAFVAYCNATSSARLAAVHPESGGTYLYGTRQLGPFWGYLAGWAFIVGKTASCAAMALTVGAYAWPGHTRAVAVAVVVALTALNCAGIHKSVALTRVVVVIVLLALALFVGNGIATGLSASSPALPVNALPVAPLGVLQAAGLLFFAFAGYARIATLGEEVRDPQRTIPVAIPIALGLTLVVYAAVAGTLLLVLGSGGTAASAAPLLAAARLGPAWMPTVIQVAALVAATGSLLGLVLGVSRTTLAMARDGHLPALLARVDQRRGTPLAAEITVGCVVVALVLLTDLRGAIGFSSFGVLLYYAVANAAARTLPRATAPPRWVPIGGLLGTIALAACLPVASVLSGGAVIALGALIYALRGGSAPTMRRANSQ
- a CDS encoding MerR family transcriptional regulator, yielding MDSDALAHALRLALDPGSGLDVEALADLARDDEAGDWDIATTAEHLQLSPHTLRYYERVGLVHVERNEAGHRRYGPAAVRRLVFIARMRTSGMSIADLTRYIELADSGAETVPERVDLLRNHREALRRKITDLQLALAATEYKLATYREGPRP